The genomic region ctaggctactcgcAAGCTAATTTCACCCATTCGATAATAGGCCTTCAGATCCAAACCAGTTCAATTCTGACGTCAATGTGATTATTAATTGATTCGTTTATTTATTACTGCACTTTTGGActttttttactggaatgcGTGCATTTCCTTATGCATCTGTCCGAAACAGTTCTCACCCATGGATTCAAATCCATTGTCAAAAATATGCAAATTCAATATTAACAAAAGCAAAGACTGAACAATGGCACAAAACGAAGTTTTGGACATGCTACAAAATTATTAAAAGTAATTTTGCTATCGATGTTTGTAAGCTCTCTTGTGCCTGGATTAGAACAATTAACTTTAttaggttattttttttttattgcagtcTATATCTAGACTATTGTGTATGGTTTCTGCTCTTTGAATTAGCCTAGGGGGTAAATATTTCTTTAAAATAGGCTAATGGAAAAAAATGCCAAATGTTTAGCGTAATGTTTTCCTTAAAGAGAAaagtgttttatatatatataggcctattacacatAGCATACGATTGTGGTAGCCTATTAGGGTCTACAGCTTATAAGTCTCGTAAAATTGTAGTCAACACAAAGATAGCTTTCTTATAACTGAAAAAGCAAGGAATACTAACCCAcaatttacattttttatttctgtaatACTCTCTATCTCGGAAAGGCCTAGACTATTTATGTTGTAGGCTATGTGGATTTCCCCCCCCTGACGCCATTCAACGAAGTTTAATAGCCTAGTTTATATATAGACTATAAAACAACATAATTATGCAAAATAGGTCTGTTATGCCACCATTCCCAACGTTAGTAactaaaatataaatgaaaaaataaatcaaacaaATGGACAGATTGTTGGCGGGCGTAGCCTAGTCATGgtcaaagtgaactaattattaTTCCATGCAATGGGGTTTCCGGAGATCCCCGCATCCATTCAAGGACCATTTCTTTACCCGCTATTTAAATAAATTCAATTGAAACTAGGCTATCAGAGAAATTATCAGTCGAACCGACATTTTGCTGTAATATCCAAACAAAGTGCAACAAATACTGAAGTGCATTTTTGGAAGGTAAAAAAGTTGGCGCTCACCTGATGATGGCCGATCCGAATATCTGGTACAATACACCCAGGCCGGCCAGAGCATGGGCTGTGAGGAGGGGGAGTTGTTGGTTTGCGAACTATCCGAGTCCGAGCTTAGGCACTGATCCCCACTCTCTTCACGGGGCTTCAGAGGCGCTTCCTCAGCAATGCTTGATTTCTTCGCTCCATTAATGGAACTAGGGTTCGAAGTTCCTTCTTCTGCTACAGTCCCCTCCACTTGACCCAGTCTTAAACCCGAAGAATGATTCTCCCGTCCTCTTCGAATACCTGATTCACGGTTCAAGGTCCCCTCTTTCCTGCGTCCAAAGTCAGGTCGTAGAATATTGTCGATGAAAAAGTTGGTAATTCGGTGTGGAAGAAGGTTAGCCGGTGCTTGTAATAGTGGAAGAATGGCTCTGTTGGATTCATCGCCGGAATCCTGGCGCTCTGCATCTCTGTTGCTATGATCATTTTCTTCCATTCTGAAATACTCTCCCAGCACTCGATCTTTAACCCCTTTCTCGCTCTCCCGCACACAAATATACGAATTCCAGTTTCAAAatatctttcttttctttttgttatttataattaaaaaatagaaaagaaacACGCAAAATCCTCTTACCAAAGACGATATTCTTTAAATACCACAGAGCCGCCTTTGGTCGTGATCACAAAGAAAAACCATACTTTTACTATTTAAATCCAGAGCAGGCTGTTCTTTTCATCTCATTTGTATTATTTGGATTTCCCTGCAAAAGGCAAGGCTTTATATATCAAATCTGAACGAATAACGACGATTTGTATGCTGCCTAAACTACGCGTAAATAAAGAGGCGCGACTGGTTCTGAAATACTTTCACTATGGATTTTTGTTCTTATTTTTAATACGAGTTCCCCAGAGTGACGTTGCAGTCCGGTATCCAAGACACGTGCCTTTAACCAATAGAGAAACAGGAATCGAACCACATGATCTAGTGACTCCCGGATAAATGACAGCACCCAACATCGCCTTAATTTCCCACTTTAAAGCTATAGTAGGGCCTACAACGTATAGACAGATATAACACATGACCGAGTTTTATGTATTCTTATTTACTGTCAATTCATAAATTCCAAATATTGAGCACCAATAGTAAGAGATTTCTCTAATTAGTGATAATTCGGActttcaagtaggctaacagTTGTGGTGAAAATGGCCAATCACAttgagggggaggggtgctTAATGAGAATGGGCGCACCATGTTTACTTGGCGTAGTTTAGGGAATATTTCAATTATTCGAAAGTTTAGCTTGCCTGCGTGCAGGCACACTTCCAAACTGAATCAAAATGGTGCAGGGCTAGAGGCTACACAAACGGCCGACTGTAGGCTATAAACATTTATTATTTCGATGTACAATCAATCTTTTTCAGACACAAAGTAGCAATCAATTAACCCATATTTCATTGGAGGACATCAACCCTTCCTTTCTCTTGTAAAATCGTATTTGGCAACTCGGAATCGAGGCTTGTGCTGTGTCAGCATGTCTTTGGCTCTGACGAGCCAGCATTTAAACAGTCTACGCTGAAAAACATGGACACTCCTGCATATTGTCGAGTCAGAGAGCGCATGCAACAGAGGAACTAGTGGCCCATTTGAAGAAATCGGTGACGTACAAACACAGGCAGCTGAATAGCGTAACAGACGAAAAGGACCTCTTACATGCAAAACCTACGGATGTATATAGCACGAGAGTCCTAAAGATGTGAAGCGCGTGGAGTCATATTAGCAGCGAAGCAGGACCTAATgccattgtttattattttgtgtaggctatttacGCATACTGAGCTGGGTGTTGCTGAATCGATGTACCTGTAAGAACTGGCATGAGGTAGCCGCGTGCGTCAAGCGTTGTTTGTAGTCCATTGCCATTTTCATTATACTGGCTTTACTAATTGTAATAGCCTGGGCTAACACGCTAAAATTGTACAGAACGACCACACAAGACAAAGCATAATTAACAAAGTACTTTGGTCGTGTTAGGTTAGACTGAACCATGTTTGTTAATTTGGCAATCGACAGTGGCAGATCAACAAAACAGCCAGTTTAACTTTGGGTAAAACATTATACTGTACCTCAGCAATACCTCATCCGATAATGTGCTTATTTCCTTAATTTGCTTAAAACCCTAAGTGGCTGAGACTGTTTCGTTTACCTTTAAACACACTGTTTTGTTATTCCCAAATAAGCAAGCTAAATCTGTTGAGTATGATGATGCGCACGCATATTTCAGGTGCTCATCCATGTCGTGCGTATTCGaaccaaacagtgattttggcCTGGCCTATTGACCTTGTTGAGTCCGTTGAGCAATTTGCTAGACCATGTACCTACAacgcaaaaataaataactgtaAGGTAGCCTACTATAGGAGGGACCAACATCAACTATAACGTGAGCGACTTTGGTGACGTTGTCTACGGAAAATCATTGAGAAGTGAAGGCCCTATGGCTGTAGAGGATATAGTCGCAAATGTTCAAACAAACTGTTTTTTATTGGCACAAAAACGACCGCGTCTGTTTAAACGTTGTAGTACCACAATGCCCTAAACACATGGATTTCACCATTAAGTAAAAATGTAGTTCATTTACAGAAACATTTAGGAGATCACAGTTCATTCACAGCGTATTATACTACTATATTATGGACAGACACATTCCGTAACAAAATGATGGCAATTAAGTCACTGAAATGCCCCAATctggaaatatttttttctaacaCATTTCCCATTATCTAATTCTTGTACAGGCTATGGTTGCATCAAGCCACTTGATGCAACATGCCAGTAGTACTTTCCCAGTTATTTTTCAGACAATAACCTGTTGTAAAAATGGGCTCCTTTGATTATCGAAGAAAATCCAAAAGCACCCCAGCCATGTTTAGATTGAATATGAGAATGCACGTTTCTTAAAACTTTGTTTTcgccccctttcctctcctagGTAAAGAATATGTACAGTAATAACAGTGCAAGGTTTAGGTTTATGTGTTAAATGTTTATGTCGACATCATTGCCCCCCAGctatattattttttcatatagCCTAAACTTTTCTTTTTGTATGACGTAATGCGGATATTGCATTATGATTTAGACGACATCTCACAAATGGCTTTTTCCAGATAGGTATTGTTTTTCAAGTATTGCTAGTTATTCTGAGTAGGCTAAATTAGAAACCAGAACCTGGGTGTCAAAACACTGTTAATTGACAGAAATTCAAGACACCTCACGACCTAGGGTTAGCAAAAAGCAGGGTAAGGGAAATTGATACTTTCACAAAATATCTTTAAGTTGGACAGATTCCTGAGGATTAACACCTCCAAAACATTTCACACCTTAAATGATCCCAAACATGAACTGTGCCCTGTTACTTTAGCTAAACGTTTGGGTCAAATTTAATGACATGTTTTAAACTTTTCTGAAACATTCTGAAATGTGGTCTGTGGTTTAAATTGGATATCAACCACAATTCCTGCCACAGACACCTGACGAATATATAAGCTACTTTGATAACACCCTACTTTTTGACCATAATCATAAACCGATGTAATAATCATCATCCCCAAGTTGCTATAGGCTATAATACGATATTCAGTGTTCTAACACTTTCTTTGAAGGCTGGACGTGTTTTCTGTTTACTAACTAAAAGATTGTCGGGGCACACTCTACTACATTTTCGATTGTCCATAAAACAGTGTGTCGGCCCAGCATTGTGGGGTTCCTTATGCTGAATGACAGGAGCCGTAGActtgtgctcctaaattttggCGAGGGCTTTCGTTATCTTCCTTTTAACATAGTGGAGAGCATAAAACTTAGTTTTTAATGTTCCTAAAATTTCATCCATTTCCGCACAGTATTTCTTCTGTTTTGCCTCCACCAGCTGTAAGACTCGTGAGCTGAAGCAAAGGGGGATTTTGTGAATGAACGCCCGGGCTTTTGCCAGCTCACAGATCATAGAGCGCAGATCAGCACACAGATGCTCTCCTTTCAATGGCTATGATATCGAGGCTAGAACAATGCCGGGGTCATGCAGGATCTCCCGGCTTCCTGTCGGCCTTTGAAAAAACAAACCGAGGGAATACAAACACCGTATAGGGGGACCCTAAGGATCAGCAGAAAGGTTACCGACCACTTCCTATTTCGGTCAGGGAGCTTAAACTGTGACGCTGGCATGATATGCGCCGTTTTCTCTTAATAACTAGCCCTGAATTTTACTTGGTAGCCTAATGAGCATCACGACTTGTTAGACTGCTTGTGTTCTTCTCACATTAGCTAAACGTGTCAGTAGCCTATTGTGGGTAGCGTGGTAGGCGAAAGCCTGTCATGCAAAATTAATATTGGGAATGTAATTATTAAGTTAAGAGCCGACACCCATTAAATAACCTACTGTAGGGTAGGCTAATTTAGGTTGATATGTTATAGACCTAGGCTACGTCAAGCAGTGTGAATTTATTGGTCATATCAAATAAAATCTGCTTTTTAGGccgatggatgtttttttttattagtttatcaAAATATAGTCTGAAAAACTGACAAAATAGTCCAAACCTGTTGACTCTGTAGCAGGGTGTTATTTTCCCATTTTGGTGCGTGTCTACCAGAAAACTAAACGGACTGTTGTTTCTGCGTTTTAATTACGTGTTAATCCGTCTGATCTGTCTGGCGTGTCCTGATAAATCCATCGAGAAAGGCCTGGGTCGGAAATGCGCTTTGCTTGGTTCTCTTTAGTTCTCTTTGAGTCGCCTTGGCTACTGTTCTCCTAATTCCCAGCTGCAAAGTGAACATTCTTACTGGGCGAAGTTAGTGATGTCCCTTTTGTTGAATATTGGCTACCCTGCAAAGAGTTTACTCACACGTTTTCGGACAGCTGTTCGCAGGTATAGACATAGGTTGTGCTGATTAAAATGATTCCCCgattaaatacatttaggtCTCAACGAGAAGGCTCAACTGACGTGAGAGGCCCAAGTGCCACTAACTTAAAAATATACCGAAATAAGTccacaacagaaaaaaaaacatggaaaaaattCCAGAAGTCAGTTATATAAGCACGTGCAAACTAAATGTGGCatgttttgtctgtgctccATGCGTAAAAATGGCATGTTGAGTGTGCGCGTGcggtttaaacttgtgataaagtaggctacagatAAGATGCAATAGCCGTGCTTAGTTGATGGTGGAAATATGAGGACCAAGATTGTCCATTGAGCACAGTCTGTGATATCAGTATTTTCAGTATATCTGTGTTTGATACTTATTAGACTGCCCCAGTAGCAATTGAGGCTTTATCCACGGACTTCGAATTTCGCTGCGACTCAAGCTCACATGGAAACTGTTTTCTCTTGGCTGTTATGTTGCTCAGCTAAGTATGATAACTTTCCTGCCAAGCTTGACTAGACGTTACTCCCTGGCCTGGAGGCGTCCAGAAGTGCCACCTGCACATGGAGACACGGTAGCCAATTCAAATTCATAAGAGCAAAATGCCAATTCACAACGCCAAATATCTTACAGCTGGATAAGCAGTTCAGCTGCCTATGCGTTGATGTTGTTTATGGAAATGTGACGCGGATTAACATTTCGTTTTATTTCCGGAACGATGTAATTATTTTCACGACCCTTACATCAAACGCTTAATTTTATACAGGATGTGCAAGTGTCAGCCTGTCAATCAGACGAAAGACAACGTGCTGGTCTTGCTAATTGTCCAATGAGGGTAGATGAAGAGATTAGGATTTAGCTTATACACGGTAATATCTTATAGTGCCCTGCTTATTTTTCTTTGGACCCCTATTATTGTAGAGATACCTCACCCATGTGGTGAAGCACAGGATGCGCCAAAAAGTTTGCACGTCCAGACTAGAGGGTGCAAAAGAGCGTTTGTTTGTACTAGTTATAACAAAAAGGTAGGCTAAAACAGAGTGTAAATAAGTGTATTTAGGTTTAGTGCTGCaattatgtaggctaggctacagccTGGACAAGAGTTGTCATGTCATGGATAGTTTATTATAATTATGTATAATAGGCAAGAGTATTTGCATGTTTAGGCCATGTATTTTATCCCAAGGAAATCATGAGGACAAATTAGGAAACTTTCAATTACTGATATAGTAGGCCAATTTCCTATGCAAGTTAGGTAGGCCTATCCCACCATTGGGCTTCAGCGGATTTGtaccaacaaaacaaaaacgtaTTTTCTGACTTGTGAAAGTCTTATTGTTCATATATGCGTTGTCTGTGTGAGAAAGCGGCTTGAATAAAATCGATCCTTTCCGTTTGTGTTttttaataggcctatagtCGAGCTTTTGCTATTGTGATTCGGTGGTCAGGCATAACCGGTAGGCGCACAATAGTTGTAACGCTTGGTGACCACCAAAAATAGCTAAGCCATCAGTCTGTCAAATGTGCCCCATTCATGTATATTTCCATTCTTCACTGT from Alosa alosa isolate M-15738 ecotype Scorff River chromosome 1, AALO_Geno_1.1, whole genome shotgun sequence harbors:
- the en2b gene encoding homeobox protein engrailed-2b, with protein sequence MEENDHSNRDAERQDSGDESNRAILPLLQAPANLLPHRITNFFIDNILRPDFGRRKEGTLNRESGIRRGRENHSSGLRLGQVEGTVAEEGTSNPSSINGAKKSSIAEEAPLKPREESGDQCLSSDSDSSQTNNSPSSQPMLWPAWVYCTRYSDRPSSGPRSRKPKKKTPSKEDKRPRTAFTAEQLQRLKAEFQTNRYLTEQRRQSLAQELGLNESQIKIWFQNKRAKIKKATGGKNSLAIQLMAQGLYNHASSSKEDKSDSD